In Brevibacterium zhoupengii, the following are encoded in one genomic region:
- a CDS encoding ABC transporter ATP-binding protein has product MNSTELHASGLHLGYDRMPVVHDVSVSITPGRVTALIGPNGSGKSTVLRSLSRLHPITSGDVSVEFAGTVTPTTALSAREFARTVTLLSQSRPHPSGLSVREIVAFGRHPHRRRFASLTDADRAAIDKALDLTGTDSMAERSVDQLSGGELQRVWLATCLAQETGVLLLDEPTNHLDLRYQAEILDLMRDLADDHGTAVGVVLHDLNHAAAVADDIVLLSQGRVRSAGTCEEVLTAEVLTEVYDLPIRTLVDEDTGMVRIEALPRRRRRTLAAAS; this is encoded by the coding sequence ATGAACTCCACTGAACTGCACGCCTCGGGCCTGCATTTGGGCTACGATCGCATGCCGGTCGTCCATGATGTGTCCGTCTCGATCACTCCCGGTCGAGTCACGGCGCTCATCGGGCCCAACGGCAGCGGCAAATCGACTGTGCTGCGGTCCCTGTCCCGTCTGCATCCCATCACCTCCGGCGACGTCAGCGTCGAATTCGCCGGCACGGTCACTCCGACAACCGCACTCTCGGCACGCGAATTCGCCCGCACGGTGACTTTGCTTTCCCAGTCCCGACCGCATCCTTCCGGGCTGAGTGTGCGCGAGATCGTCGCGTTCGGTCGCCACCCGCACCGGCGCCGCTTCGCCTCCCTCACCGATGCCGACAGGGCCGCCATCGACAAGGCACTCGATCTGACCGGCACAGACTCGATGGCAGAGCGTTCCGTCGATCAGCTCTCCGGTGGCGAGCTCCAGCGTGTCTGGCTGGCCACCTGCCTTGCCCAGGAGACAGGGGTCCTGCTGCTCGACGAACCGACGAACCACCTCGACCTGCGCTATCAGGCCGAGATTCTCGACCTCATGCGCGATCTCGCCGACGATCACGGAACGGCCGTCGGCGTCGTTCTCCACGATCTCAATCATGCCGCCGCCGTCGCCGATGACATCGTCCTGCTCAGCCAGGGCCGAGTCAGGTCCGCGGGCACCTGCGAAGAGGTACTCACCGCCGAGGTGCTCACCGAGGTCTACGATCTGCCGATCCGCACACTCGTCGATGAGGACACCGGGATGGTGCGCATCGAGGCACTGCCGCGACGCCGCCGTCGCACCCTCGCCGCGGCCTCCTGA
- a CDS encoding metallophosphoesterase family protein: protein MRFVATGDWQLGMTAHYLSAEARPRFHRARLDAVKRIGEIAAAQSCEFVLVCGDVFESNQLDRAIVSRTFEVFNAFTVPVVLLPGNHDPLDAASIYDSPAFTSRQPDHVHVLRDSEPFEVIPGVEIVGAPWFSKRPQGDLVAQATQNLAEVAPGKVRIIAGHGAVSTLDPDRESLATIDTDNLRSVLREDRAQFVALGDRHATYSVTDRIWYPGAPEVTSRRENDPGNILLVDIDPQTHVSSVEKVHIGRWSYLVVDEDVNSDEDVTHLEQRLNDIPDKDSTAVWLILNGTLSTATKSRLDEVLDHAQDLFALVSLWERHTDIAVVAGDEDFAGLGLSGYLQETLDQLAESATGEDSAAEAAQDALGLLYRFARSGS, encoded by the coding sequence ATGAGATTCGTCGCCACAGGAGACTGGCAGCTGGGCATGACGGCGCACTATCTCAGTGCCGAAGCCCGTCCGCGGTTTCACCGTGCCCGCCTCGACGCCGTCAAACGCATCGGTGAGATCGCTGCCGCGCAGTCCTGCGAATTCGTCCTCGTCTGCGGTGATGTGTTCGAGTCCAACCAGCTCGACCGTGCGATCGTCTCCCGCACCTTCGAAGTCTTCAACGCTTTCACCGTGCCCGTCGTACTGCTGCCGGGCAACCACGACCCCCTTGATGCCGCTTCCATCTACGACTCTCCGGCCTTCACTTCGCGTCAGCCCGATCACGTCCACGTTCTGCGTGACAGCGAACCGTTCGAGGTCATCCCGGGAGTCGAGATCGTCGGTGCCCCATGGTTTTCGAAACGTCCCCAAGGTGACCTCGTCGCCCAGGCAACACAGAACCTCGCCGAGGTGGCCCCGGGCAAGGTCCGCATCATCGCCGGTCACGGTGCCGTGAGCACCCTGGACCCCGATCGGGAATCTCTGGCCACGATCGACACAGACAACCTCAGATCCGTGCTGCGAGAAGACAGAGCCCAGTTCGTCGCGCTCGGTGACCGGCACGCGACCTATTCCGTCACTGACCGAATCTGGTATCCCGGCGCACCGGAAGTAACCTCCCGGCGTGAAAACGACCCCGGCAACATCCTCCTCGTCGACATCGACCCGCAGACCCATGTGAGCTCAGTGGAGAAGGTGCACATCGGACGCTGGTCCTACCTCGTCGTCGACGAGGACGTGAACTCTGATGAGGACGTCACCCACCTCGAGCAGCGCCTGAACGACATTCCTGACAAGGACAGCACCGCCGTGTGGCTCATCCTCAATGGCACCCTGTCCACGGCGACGAAATCGCGACTCGACGAGGTCCTCGACCACGCCCAAGACCTATTCGCGTTGGTGTCTTTGTGGGAACGACACACGGATATTGCCGTGGTCGCCGGCGATGAAGACTTCGCCGGCCTGGGCTTGAGCGGATACCTGCAGGAAACGCTCGACCAACTGGCGGAATCCGCGACAGGTGAGGACTCAGCTGCCGAAGCGGCACAGGACGCGTTGGGGCTGCTGTACCGATTTGCGAGGAGCGGATCATGA
- a CDS encoding ABC transporter substrate-binding protein: MTTPPSARPRKPLFVLASLSAVCALALSACGTTGTDASADDKNSESTSEACADDSSTTSADPVSVKDDTGHEIKLDKPASTVVSLEWQYTEDLLSLCVDPAAVADAKGFTTWDTAEKLPEGVTDVGTRQEPNVESILSANPDLVIMETTSRDDKIVGQLEDQGIPVMAMTGANGKDPIAYMKDTFSTVAEVTGRGERAETVLSDFDAKVEESKKALESADLETKEFVYFDGWVNGSNVALRPFGQGSLFGELGEELGLENVWTGEVDPAYGLGQTDIEGISKVGDANFFYTGTDDPESEDYVELLKKNDIWSNIPAVKDKRTYPFPSGIWTFGGPKSSEQALDAYVEALTK; the protein is encoded by the coding sequence GTGACAACTCCGCCCTCTGCACGTCCGCGCAAGCCCCTGTTCGTCCTCGCTTCCCTCTCCGCCGTCTGCGCCCTCGCGCTGTCTGCCTGCGGCACAACGGGCACTGACGCTTCAGCCGATGACAAGAACTCCGAGTCGACCTCCGAAGCATGTGCTGACGACTCGAGCACCACCTCGGCGGACCCGGTCTCCGTCAAGGACGACACCGGCCACGAGATCAAACTCGACAAGCCTGCATCTACGGTCGTCTCACTCGAATGGCAGTACACCGAGGATCTCCTCTCCCTGTGCGTCGATCCTGCTGCTGTCGCCGATGCGAAGGGCTTCACCACCTGGGATACGGCGGAAAAGCTGCCGGAAGGCGTCACCGACGTCGGCACCCGGCAGGAGCCGAACGTGGAGTCGATCCTCTCTGCCAACCCGGATCTCGTCATCATGGAGACAACGTCCCGTGACGACAAGATCGTCGGCCAGCTCGAGGACCAGGGCATCCCTGTCATGGCGATGACCGGCGCAAACGGCAAGGACCCGATCGCCTATATGAAGGACACCTTCTCCACTGTCGCCGAGGTCACCGGCCGCGGCGAGCGCGCCGAGACTGTCCTGTCGGACTTCGATGCGAAGGTTGAGGAGTCGAAGAAGGCGCTCGAATCCGCCGACCTCGAAACCAAGGAATTCGTCTACTTCGATGGCTGGGTCAACGGCTCCAATGTGGCCTTGCGTCCCTTCGGCCAGGGATCGCTCTTCGGTGAACTCGGAGAGGAGCTGGGATTGGAGAACGTGTGGACCGGCGAGGTCGATCCCGCATACGGACTGGGCCAGACAGACATCGAGGGCATCTCGAAGGTCGGCGACGCGAACTTCTTCTACACCGGCACCGATGACCCCGAGTCCGAGGACTATGTCGAGCTCCTGAAGAAAAACGACATCTGGTCCAATATCCCTGCAGTCAAGGACAAGCGCACATACCCGTTCCCGTCCGGGATCTGGACCTTCGGTGGGCCCAAGTCCTCCGAGCAGGCCCTCGACGCCTACGTTGAGGCTCTGACCAAATAG